CTGCGGTGGCTTGGTCCATTCCCACCTTAGCGAGATTTGCTCCTCGGATCAGGTTTCCCCCTCCGACTACCAGAGCAATCTCTACTCCTAATGAATGAACTTCTTTGATCTCTTCTGCGAGTGAATGGGCTTTATTACTATCAATCCCAAACTCTCCCTCTCCGGCAAGTGCCTCACCGGAGAGTTTAATTAAGATCCGCTTATACTTAGAAGTTTCCTCGGCCAAGGTTTACGCGCCGCCTACCTGGAAGCGAGCAAAACGAGCAACGACGATGTTTTCACCGAATTTCGCAATAGCTTCCTTAACCAGATCGTCAACGGTCTTAGTGTTATCCTTGATGAAGGCTTGGTTCAAAAGGCATACTTCAGAGTAATACTTTTTGATCTTTCCCGGAATGATCTTTTCGATCTGTTCCGGTTTTTTACCTTCTTCTTTTAATTGAGCTTCCAAAACCTTAGTTTCACGCTCGATATCTTCTGCAGGAACTTGTTCTTCGCTTACGTATAAAGGAGCCATAGCTGCGATTTGCAGACAGATCTCTTTTCCGAGAGCTTCGAAAGCCTCGTTGCGTGCAACGAAGTCGGTCTCAGAGTTGAGCTCAAGTAGAACTCCGATCTTTCCGTCTCCGTGGATATAGGAAATATTTCTTCCTTCTTTGGTCACGCGTCCCGCTTTTTTAGAAGCCTTAGCGATCCCTTTTTCACGCAACCAATCTGCGGATTTGTCTAGATCGTTATTATTCTCTACAAGAGCTTTTTTACAATCCATCAATCCCGCACCGGTGCGGTCTCTTAGTTCCTTAATAAGGTCGGTAGTAGATGCTGACATGATCTTCCCTCTTACTCGCCTTTATCGATTTCAATAGCTGCAGGAGCTTCCGGAGCCGGAGTAGCTGCTGGAGCAGGTGTTTCTTCTTTTTTAGAAGCGACCGGATCCTCGTCCATAATGAACTTACCGCTTTCGTCGTATTCACCTTGGTATTCAAGAGCAAGCGCTTCCGAATCCAGATCTTCGCTGAAGCGAGGTTGTTCCACAACTCCACCAGTTCCTTCGATCACCGCGTTAGACATGGTTTCGAGGAATAAGGAGATCGCGCGGATCGCGTCGTCGTTACCTGGGATTGGATAGTCGATCAATTCAGGATCACAATTGGTATCAACCACTGCGAAAATTTTAAGACCAAGTTTACGTGCTTCTTTTACCGCGATCTCTTCTTTTTTAGGATCGATCACGAAAAGAATTTCAGGAATACTATTCATGTCCTTGATCCCGCCCAAAGTTTTGCGGAGTTTATCCAATTCTCTACGAAGAGATAGAATTTCTTTTTTAGTTTTAACTTCTTTTTCGAAGCTATTATCTGCTTCCATTCCCTCTAGTTTTTTCAAACGAGCGATGGATTTTTTAACCGTATTCCAGTTAGTTAAAAGTCCGCCCGGCCAGCGGTTATTGATGAAGAACATGCTACAACGGATTGCTTCTCTTTCGATAGCTCCTCTCGCTTGTTTTTTAGTTCCTACAAATAGGACTTTTTTTCCTTCGGAAGTAATCTTCTTCAACGCGTCATAAGCTTCTTTAG
This is a stretch of genomic DNA from Leptospira dzoumogneensis. It encodes these proteins:
- the tsf gene encoding translation elongation factor Ts — its product is MSASTTDLIKELRDRTGAGLMDCKKALVENNNDLDKSADWLREKGIAKASKKAGRVTKEGRNISYIHGDGKIGVLLELNSETDFVARNEAFEALGKEICLQIAAMAPLYVSEEQVPAEDIERETKVLEAQLKEEGKKPEQIEKIIPGKIKKYYSEVCLLNQAFIKDNTKTVDDLVKEAIAKFGENIVVARFARFQVGGA
- the rpsB gene encoding 30S ribosomal protein S2, with the protein product MSVISMKNLLETGVHFGHQTRKWNPKMAPYVFTARNGIHIIDLQKTVQKAKEAYDALKKITSEGKKVLFVGTKKQARGAIEREAIRCSMFFINNRWPGGLLTNWNTVKKSIARLKKLEGMEADNSFEKEVKTKKEILSLRRELDKLRKTLGGIKDMNSIPEILFVIDPKKEEIAVKEARKLGLKIFAVVDTNCDPELIDYPIPGNDDAIRAISLFLETMSNAVIEGTGGVVEQPRFSEDLDSEALALEYQGEYDESGKFIMDEDPVASKKEETPAPAATPAPEAPAAIEIDKGE